Below is a genomic region from Jiangella gansuensis DSM 44835.
TCCGGTCGTGCACCGGCGCGGCGGCGGCGAGTCCGACCGGTTCCTCACCCTGACGACTCGCGTCATGCTGCCGCTGCTGGTCGCCGGGGGACTGCTGGTGGCGTTCTACGGGCCGAGCACGATCCTTTCGATCATCCTCGGCATCACCTGGCCGGCGGTCTTCCTCATCTTCCCGACACTGATGGCCGGCCTCTACTGGCGCCGCGCCACGGCGGCCGCGGCAGTGGCGTCGATGGTGGTCTCCGAGGTCCTGTTCCTCTGCCTGTACCAGGGCTGGATCCCGCTCGACCTGGGCGGCTGGAACCCGGCACTTCCGGCCGGCGTCGTGGGCGTCCTGGTCCTCGTCGGCGGCAGCCTGGTCACGACCCCGCCTCCGCAGGACCATCTCGACCGCCATTTCGCCATGTTCAAGGACGCGGACCGGTTCCGCGCATGACCGGCGCCGACCCTGGAGCCCGCCATGCGGCAGACGCTGCGCCGGTGGCCGTCGTCACCGGCGGGACCGCCGGCATCGGCCGCGCGGTGTGCCAGCGGCTGGAGGCGGACGGCTATCGCGTACTGCCGATCGGACGCACCAGCGCCCGGTACGGCGCGGACGTCAGCGATCCGGCCGCCGTCGACGCTGTCGCCGCCCGCGTGCTCGCCGAAACCGGCCGGGTGGACGCGCTGGTCACGTGTGCCGGGATCGTCGGCCGGGGCGAGCTCGCCACGGCGACGGCCGACGACCTGGTCCGCCAGGTCGAGGTCAACCTCCTCGGCACGATGTACTCCTGCCGGGCGTTCGCTCCGGCCCTCGCTGGCAGCGGCGGCTCCATCGTCACCGTCAGCTCGTCCATCGCCTCCAGCCCGCAGGCAGGCGTGAGCGCCTACGCCGCAGCCAAGGGCGGCGTGGAGACGTTCACCCGCGCGCTGGCCCTGGAGCTCGCCCCGAGCGGTGTCCGGGTCAACGCGGTCCGGCCCTCGCTGGTCGAGAGCCGGATCTGGATCGAGAGCGGCATGGACCCTGCGGACTACCACGCGCTGCTGGAGCGACGCGCCGCCGAGTACCCGTTGGGGCGGGTGGGCCGGCCGGAGGACGTCGCCGCCGCGGTGGCCTTCCTGGTGTCGGCCGAGGCAGCCTGGATCACCGGCGTCATCCTCCCGGTCGACGGTGGCAGCGGTCTCGTCGGGCGATAGCGCGAGCCCACGGGTTCACACGTGCTCGAGCACCGGTGCGCCGGACAGGAAGTCCTCGATCGCGGTCAGGTGCGGCCCCGGGTCGATGCCCTGCTCCGCTCGCCAGGCGTCGTCGTGGAACGTGTCCGCGTACCGGTCGCCGCGGTCGCAGATCAGCGTCACCACGCTGCCCTTCAACCCCGCGCGCACGAGCTCGGCGACGACCTGGAACGAGCCCCAGAGGTTGGTACCGGTCGACGGGCCGGCAACGCTGCCGGTCGCGTGACGCAGATGAAGCATTGCCGCGACGGAGGCGGCGTCGGGCACCGGCAGCATCCGGTCGACGACGCCGGGCACGAAAGACGGCTCCACCCGGGGGCGACCGATGCCCTCGATCCGCGAGCCGGCTGTGGTGACCGTCGGGTCACCCGTGCGCCAGGCCTCGTGGTACGCCGACCCCTCCGGATCGACGGCAAGGATGCCAGCGGACAGCCGATGTCGTCGGACGTAGCGCCCGAGCGTGGCACTGGTCCCGCCGGTGCCCACGCCGACGACGATCCACCGCGGCACCGGATGGCGCTCCAGCCGCATCTGGTCCATGATCGACTGCGCCAGCCCCGGAGCTTCGCCGATGTCGTTGGCCGCCGCGGCGTGGCTGAACTGGTCGAGGTAGTGGCCGCCGAGATCGTCCGCCAGCCGCGCCGCCTCGGCGTACACCGCTGCGGCATCCTCGACAAAGTGACAGCGTCCGCCGTAGCTCTCGATGAGGGCCAGCTTCGCCGTACTGGTGCGGCGCGGGACAACGGCGACGAACGGCAGGTCGAGCAGCCGCGCGAAGTAGGCCTCGGAGACAGCCGTGGAACCGCTGGACGCCTCGACGACCGTCGTGCCCTCCCGGATCCAGCCGTTGATCAGCCCATAGAGCATCAGCGAGCGGGCCAGCCGGTGCTTCAGCGAGCCGGTCGGATACACCGACTCGTCCTTGAGGTACAGGTCCACGCCCCACTGCGGCGGCAACGGGAACCGCAGCAGGTGAGTCTCGCCGGTGCGGTTGTGGTCTGCCTCCAGCCGGGCCAAGGCCTCGTTCAACCAACGACGTTCGGGGAGGTCGGACGCAAACATGATGCCACCCTGACACCGAGGCGATCTCAAAGGAAGACACATATTTGTTAGCGTTTGTATTGGAACTGCTTATGGGAGCCTGCATGATCGAGATCCGTCACCTCCAGCTCCTGCAGAAGGTCGCCACGACGGGTTCGCTCTCCGCCGCGGCGCGTGAACTCGGGTTCTCCCAACCCGCGGCGAGCCAGCAGATGCGGGCGCTCGAACGGGCCGTGCGCACGCCGATCCTGTTGCGGAACCCCGGCAAGACCCGGCTGACCGAGGCGGGAGAGGTCCTGCTGCAGCACGCCGAGGTCATCCTGGCGCGGCTGGCGCTGGCGACCAAGGAAGTCTCCGCGATCACCGATCTCGAGACCGGTACCGTCCGGCTCGCCTCGTTCCCCAGCAGCAGCGCCACGATCCTGCCGCGGGCGCTGAGCATGGTCGGCCGTGACCATCCGGGCGTCCACTTCACCTTGGTGGAGGCCGAGCCGCCCGAATCACTGGACCTTCTGCGCGAGGGATCGTGCGACATCGTGATCGGCTACACGTATCGTCGCCCGCCCGAGTCCGAGCCGTCGGAGTTGCTGCAGGTTCCGCTCTGCGACGACCCGCTCCACCTGGCGCTACCGCAGGGACACCGGCTGGCCGGCGACGAACGGCCCATCGCGTTCGGCCGGCTGCGCGGGGAGCGCTGGATCGCCGGATGTCCCCGCTGCCGTCGTCAACTGGTGGACGCCTGCCAAGACGCCGGTTTCGAGCCGGAGATCGGGTTTTCCACCGACGACTACGTGGCCGTGCACAGCCTGGTCTCCGAGGGCTTCGGGGTCGCCTTGTTGTCCGGCCTGATGCTGTCCTCGACCCGGCTGGGCACGCTGGAACTACGATCCGTCGCTCCCACACCCGTCCGCGCGATCAGTGCCTACACGACGCCGGCCCTGGCGACCGTGCCCGCGGTCCGGAAGACGTTGCAGGCACTGGCCGCCGTCAGTCGTCAGCTCCGCGCGGAGGACGCTCTCGACCCGGTGCCGGTCCACACGTGAGTCACGGCGCCGCGGTGCTGTACAGTCCCCGCGCGACGGCGAGTTGCCGGCCGTCACCATTCGTCACGGCGACGTCGGCGACACCGAGCGTCCGGCCCCTGCGGACGACCGTACCGGTGGCGCGCAGGTAGTCGTCGGGCTTGGCCGGGCGGAGGTAGTCCATCCGCAGGTCGATGGTGGGCAGGCCGTATCCCAGCTCGGTGACCAGGGCGAAGTCACCGGCGATGTCGGCGAGCGTGGCGAGCAGGCCGCCGTGCACGTAGGTGCCGTCGGTGTTGCCGCCGAAGTCGGGCCGGCAGGCCATGCCGATCACCACGCCGCCGGGCCGGGCCTCGAGCAGTTCCAGGCCGAGCCACTGGTGGTATGCGGGTCCGGTCAGCAGGGTTTCGACCAGCTCACGGTCGACCTCGCCACTCGTCACGTCGTCTCCATTCGGTTCATGCGCTCGGCGGCCCACTCGACGAGCACGCCGCGATCGATCTTGCCGGTGCCGCCCAGCGGGAGGTCGCCGACGAACCAGACCCGGCGCGGGTGCGCGTGCGGGGCGCCCTGGGCCAGCGCGTACGCCTTGACCTGGTCCTCGGTGAGCCCGTCGGCCTTCACGAACGCGACGGGCACCTGGCCCTTCTGCGGATGCGGAACCGGGACGACGGCGGCCTGCCGAACCCCCGGCATGGTCAGCAACAGCTTCTCGACCTCGATCGGGTAGACGTTCTCCCCGCCGACGTTCATCATGTCGTCGGCCCGGCCGAGGACCCGATACCAGCCATCGTCGTCAGCGATGGCCAGGTCGCCCGTGCGCAGCCAGCCATCGGGGCTGATCCGCGCCGCTGTCGTGGCGGGCAGGCGGTAGTAGCCGCCGGTCACGCCGGGGTTGCGGACCCACATCTCACCCACGGTCCCGACGGGCACCTCCGGAACGTCGGACACTCCGTCCTCCGGCATCTCGTCGATGTCGAGGAGGCGGACCTCGCACCCGGGTAGCGGCCGCCCCGCGTAGCCGTAGCGGGGTTCGCCGGTGCGCGGGTTCATCAGTACCTGCGGGCCGCCCTCGGTCAGCCCGTACGCCTCGATGACCCGGACGCCGAGCCCATCGGCGAAGCGCCGGCCGAGTTCGTCGGAGAGGGGCGCGGAGCCGCAGATCACGAAGCGCAGCGTCGACAGGTCGTGCCTCTGGTGCTCGCCGCTGTCCAGCAGCAGCTCGTACGTCGCCGGCACACCGGTCGTGTACGTGCAGCCATGACGTTCGACCTCGGCAGGGATTGCAGCCGGACGGGGCGACTCACCGATGACGACCGTGCCGCCGACCAGCAACAGGGGCTTGACCACGCAGATCATCGCGTTCTTGTGGTAGATCGGCGCGGTGATGAGGCCGCTGTCGTCGTCGTCCAGTTCCCACACCTCAGCGACGGTCGACGCATTCCAGTACTGGCCGCCGTGGGTCAGCAAGCACCCCTTCGGCGCGCCGGTGGAGCCCGACGTGTACGGCTGCAGACAGACGTCGTCGGGGGAGACGGGGTGGGCGGCGAGGGCGGCTCGCGCCGGCGGGTCCTCGCCCGCCCAGTCGTCGTCGGCGACGAGGACCGGTGTGCCGGACGTCCCGGCCAGCTCCGCGGCCCGGGCGCCGAGCTCGGGATGGGTGACGAGCACCGCCGGGGTCGCGTCGGCCATCACGTGGCGCAGCGAGGCCGTGCCGGCCCGGGTGTTGAGCGGCACGGCGACAGCGCCGATCCGGATCGCGGCCAGGAGCACCTCGATGAATCGGTGATCGTTGGGGAACAGCAGGGCGACCCGGTGCCCGGGCTCGACGCCGGCGCGACGCAGCACTGCCCCGGTGTGCCGGACCGACCGGTCCAGCTCCGCGTAGGTGATGGCCCGGTCGCCCTGGCGGATGGCGACCCGGTCCGGGTGGCCGGCGGCCCCGCGCAGGAGACGGACGGCCAGGTTGGTATCGACGTCGGGCAGGGTCACGGCGTGATGACGACCTTGCCGAAGACCAGCCGTTCCTCGATGAGGCGCTCGGCCTCGCGGATCTCGTCCAGCGGTAGCACCCGGTCGATGACCGGCTTCAGCCGTCCGTCCTGGACCATGTCCAGGAGCGCGACGAGGTCCTCGCGCCGCCAGCCGTTGCTGCCGCGGATGTCCAGTTCGCGCACCCACACGTAGGGCTGGTACTGGGTGACCTCGTAGCCGCTGGTGGCGCCACAGGTGACGACCCGGCCGCCGGGCTTGGTGGCGCGGATCGACTGCTGCCAAGTGGCGGCGCCGGTGTTGTCGACCATCAGGTCGACGCCCTGCTTGCCGGTGACCTTCCAGATCTGCGCGCCCCAGTCGTCGGCGCTGCTGTCGATGATGATGTCGGCACCGAGCTCGGCGAGCCGCTTCAGCTTGTCCGGCGACCCGGCACACGCGATGACCGTCGCGCCGACCGCCTTGGCGATCATCACGGCCCCGGTGCCCAGGCCACCGGCCGCACCGAGGATCGCGACGGTCTCCCCAGCCTGCAACCCGCCGCGGGTGATCAGCTGCCGGCGGGCCGTGCCGTAGGCGATTGGCAGAGCGGCGGCCTGCTCGAAGGCGACGTCGTCGGGCAGGGGGATGCAGTTCTCGGCCGGAACCGCCGCGTACTCGGCCAGGCCGCCCTGCATGTCCTCACCGAGGGCCTTCCCGTCGATCAGCGGGTCCACGAGGACGCGCTGCCCGATCTCGAGTCCGGACACCTCGGCACCGATCTCGGCGACCTCGCCGGCGATGTCGCCACCGGAGATGTGGGGCAGCGGCAGATGTGTGCCGGCGACGCCCTTGCGGACGAACACGTCGAGGTGGTTGAGCGAACATGCGCGCACCCGGATCAGGACGTCCCGCGGCCCGGTCGTCGGGCGCGGGTGGCTCTGGACGACGCGGCCCTCGGGACCGCCGCGTTCGACGACGACGGCAGCGCGCATGTCCTGCCCGCTGGTGGGGTGGCTGACCACTGAAGGACCTCCGGCTTTGTGAGACGTTGCCCATCACTCTGGCCAGCACGCTGGACGAAAAGCAAGACGGCAATAGTTTAGGCATCGCATAAGCCAGCCTTATTCGTGGGTGGCAGCGTGGGGTCGCTACCGTGAGGCCATGGATGTTGACGTCGACCACCTGGTGTGGGCCGGGCCCGATCTCGACCGACTGGTGGAACATGTCACGGTGCAGACCGGGTTGACACCGGTCTACGGCGGACGCCACGAAGGCCGCGGCACGCACAACTACCTGGTCGGGCTCGGCCCCGGCCGCTACCTGGAACTGCTCGGACCGGACCGCGGCCAGCCCGAGCCGTCCCGGCCGCGGCCGATGCGCGTCGACGGGCTGACCGATGCCGCGCTCGTCGGATGGGCGGTACGCACCGACGACATCGAAGGGCGCGTCGCGGCGGCCCGCAACCGCGGGTACGACCCGGGCGACGTGGCCGAAATGTCCCGCCGCACCTCCGACGGCACCCTCCTTACCTGGCGGCTGACCCCGCCGGAAGGAGGCTTCGACGGTGTCGTGCCGTTTGTGATCGACTGGCTGGACAGCCCGCATCCGGCGTCGGGACTGTCGTCGTCCATGACGCTGGCCGGGCTCACGTTGCGGCACCCCGAGCCGGACAAGGTGAGCGAAGCTCTCACGGCGCTGGGTCTCGACGGCGTCGCGGAGGTCGTCCAGGGCACGGCTCCAGGCATCTCCGCCGTGCTGAGGAGCCCGCGTGGCGACGTCCTGATCGGCTGACCGCTGGTTCAAGGGGTGTTTTGGGCGCTATTGGGTGTTGGCGGCTTCCGCGCGGTGGTCGTCGAGGTACGCGACGAGATCGGCTATCGAGGTCTGGATGAACGCATGCGCTCGGCTGAATGCGGCGAGGTCTGGGCCGCGCAGCATCTCCCCGTCGGCGCCGGCGATCTCGACGATGACGCCCATGGCAGGCAGGCCGGCGAGTAGTGCCAGGTCTACGGCCGCCTCTGTGTGGCCGGGGCGTTGGGTGACGCCTCCGGGTGCGGCGGCACTGCTCAGTGGGACGCAATCTACGACAAGATCGTGAAGAAGGCCGTCATCACGAGCTGGGGTCAACAGGACTCGACGTTCACCGACTACATCAAGCCCAACTGGCCCGATATCCAGAACCGCGAAGTGTCGACATCGATCTGGGGCTACGGCTCCCGCGGAGTGGTCCTGCCTGAAGACGCGCATTACCACTCCACCGAATGGACCAAGGCCAACGTCTCCGACGTCGGCCCGATCGGCGCCTCCTATCGCGTCTGGGGCGACGGCAAGCAGATGGCCGCCAGCTTCGACGACGAAGACTACTTCGGACTGTCCGGCTACACCGCAGACGAACTCCGCGAGATGGGGTACGTCGTCTGGACACCCCCGCAGCCAAGGGATCGTGGATCTCCGAAGGGGATTCGTCCAACTTCGCGCTCCACATCGACAACGGCCTGCGCAGCTGGGAACAGCCCGGCTGGGGCGGCTGGGGCGGACGGCAGGTCGTCGACCCCGACGACCCCAACCGGTGGACGAACCGAGGCGCACAAGACGCCGACGAGACAGGCGCCACGCCGCGCGACTATGCCGCCGCGCGCTGGTTCTCCGCCATCCAGAACGACTTCGCCGCCCGCATGCTGTGGACCGTCAAGGGCGTCGACGACACCAACCATCAGCCGCAGGCCTGTGTCGCCCAAGGCTTGGACATCACCCGGCGCCCGGGCCAACCCGTCGTGCTCACGCCGCGCGCTCGCGATGTCGACGGTGATGCGGTCACGCTGACGTGGTGGCAGTACCGGGAGGCCGGAACGTATCCTGGCACGGTCGAGCTCGAGACCACCGGCGCCGGCACCGCTCGGTTCAGGGTGCCGGCTGACGCACAGCCCGGCCAGACCATCCACCTGATCCTCGAGGCCACCGACGACGGCTCTCCTGCGCTGACGCACTACCAGCGGGTGGTCGTCACCGTCGCCGATCAGCGCGACGCGGTGGGACGCAGCGGTCCGGGCGGCTGTGCCCAGAACTGATCCCTGAATCGGCCGGGCCGCAAAGGCGCTCGCGGCCCGGCCGATTCCGAAATGGCTGGACCAGCGCCATGGGTCGGCTGTGCTAGCGGCATGATGGGCTGCCGGCTTGCGGCATCCTCTTGTGGTCTTTCCGGCGGCATGCCAGTATGACCTTTGAATCGCTTCAATCCGCCAAAGGCACACATCCGTACGAGTTTGAAACGCTTCATTCGTTGCCCCCGATTGTCAAGGAGGACACGTGGCCATCGACGTATCCGATCGGTTCGAGGCCGGTCGTACGGCCACCCGCCGGACCGGCCTGCGACGGTCGATCATCCCGATCACGACGGCCGGCCTGCTCGCTCTCACCCCGCTGGTGGCCCAGGCCGAGCCTGAGGCCCCAGTACCCGAGACGACCGCCGGTTCCCACCCCGCCGAGTGTCCTTGGATGGACACGAGCCTTTCCGCAGACGACCGAGCGAGGATCCTGCTCGACCACTCCAGCCTGGAACAGAAGATGCGTTGGATCGTCGAGCAGCCCGCCGCGTCGCCGCAGCAGACGACGTGGCCGGGCGATGTCGTCTACCCGGAGCAGCTCCCGTGCACCCCCCGGATCATGTTCGCCAACGGCGCGCAGGGGCTCGACGCGACGGGCGCCACGGCGCTGCCCGTCGCGATCGCTGAAGCCGCGGCCTTCGACCCGGAGCTGAGTCAGGCCAAGGGGAGCCTCGTGGCCGACGAGACCTTCCGCGCCGGCCGCAACGTCCTGCTCGGCCCGGGCGTCGCCGGCGGCCGCACGCCGCTCTCCGGCCGTACTTCGGAGTACTACGGCGAGGACCCGGTGCTCTCCGGCGTGCTCGCAGCGGCCAACATCCGCGGGCTCGAGGAGAGCAACCCCGAGCGGCCGGTGGTCGCCAACCTCAAGCATTACGTAGCCAACGAGCAGGAGCTCGACCGCGATGCGAGCTCCAGCAACATGGATGAGCGCACGATGCGCCAGATCTACGGCCTGGGCTTCGAGATCGCGACCCGCGAGGGTGAGCCGGGCTCCATCATGTGCTCGTACAACCAGATCAACGGCGTCTATGCGTGTGAGAACGACCTGCTCGACGACGTCGTGAAGGACGAGTGGGGCTTCGACGGCTTCATCATGTCCGACTTCGGGTCGGTCCACTCGACCGCGCCTTCGCTCACGGCCGGCCTGGACATGGAGCTCAACCGCCCCGTGTGGTTCACGCCGGAGCTGCTCCACGACGCGCTCGCGGCGGGGGAGATCACCGAGGACGACATCGACGCGGCGGCATTCCGCGTGGTCAAGGTGTTCATCGAGGCAGGGCTGTTCGACCACCCGCTGCCCGACGACCCGTCGACCGACCTCATGACGGACGAGAGCCGGGCGCTGGCGCAGGAGATGGCGGAGAACGGTTCGGTGCTGCTCAAGAACGAGGGGGCGCTGCCGCTCGCGGACACCGCTCTCGACGTCGCCGTCATCGGCCCGACCGCCTCGAACACGCCGACGAACGGCGTGAGCGCGGTGTCCGTCTGCTCCGCCTGGATGCCGTTCGGCGGCGGCCGGCCGGCCGTGCCGTGCCCCGACCCCGTGGCGCCGCTCGATGCGATCACCGAGCGGGTCGAGGCCTCCGGCGGCACCGTGACCTTCGCTGCCGGCACCGACCTGGCCGAGGCGGCCGAGGTCGCCGCCGCGGCGGACGTGGCGATCGTCTTCGGCTACTACCAGATGGGCGAATTCAGCGACATCACCGACCTGCGTCTCGACGGCAGCGGCGACGCACTCGTGGAGGCGGTCGCCGACGCCGCCGCCACCACCGTCGTCGTGACGCAGACCGGCAGCGCGGTCGAGATGCCGTGGGTCGACGACGTGGACGCCGTGCTGCACGTCTGGTACGCCGGGCGCGAGATGGGCACCGCCATCAGCAACCTGCTGTGGGGTGACGTCAACCCGTCGGGCAAGCTGCCGCTGACGTTCCCCGTATCGCTCGACGACACGCCGACGAGCACGCCGGAACAGTACCCCGGCGTCGTCGACGACAGCGGGATCCGGCAGGTCGAGTACTCGGAGGGTCTTCAGGTCGGCTATCGCTGGTACCAGGCGCAGGGCATCGAGCCACTGTTCGCTTTCGGCCACGGCCTGTCGTACACCGAGTTCGAGTTCTCCAAGGTGAACGTCACGCCGCGACGGTCCCACGAAGGCCACGCCCTCAAGGTGCGTTTCCGGCTGACCAACACCGGCGACGTCGCCGGCGACGAGGTCGCGCAGGTCTACCTGACGCTGCCCGACGAGGCGGGGGAGCCCTTCAACCGGCTCGTCGGCTTCGAGCGGGTGCACCTCGAGCCGGGCGAGCACAAGAACGTGACGATTACGCTCTCGCGCGAAGAACTGCAGACCCGACACCTGCTGCAGTACTTCGATGTCGAGACCGACGCCTGGGTCACACCCAAGGGCGAGTTCCAGGTCCGGGTCGGCTCCGCCTCGGATGACCTCTCTGAACCGGTGAACTTCACCGTTCGCTGACGCAACGGGCCGGAGGGCCCTTCCGCTGCTGCGGGAGGGCCCTCCGGTACGTCACCGTCCTGTCGCTTCCGAGGCTTCCGAGCAGAACCGGCGGGCCGGGTCAGGCGGGCAGGCGATGCGTGACGTCGTGGACGCCATGCCCCAGCTGGCGCCGGAGGCCGGGCAGGTCGAGCACCGCGGTCGTCCCGACCGGAACCCGCAGGCGCACCGTGACGTGACCGTCGTCGCAGCGCCAGTCGATGGCCGCGGTGCCGTACGGCGTCTCGTGCCGCGCCCCCGCCGACGTGATTCCACCGCCGGGCCGCGGCGCGAACCGGATCCGCCGGTAGCCCGGGGCGTCAGGCGCGAGGCCCGCGACGACCCGGTGCATCCAGTCGGCGACGGCACCGAGCGCGTAGTGATTGAACGACGTCATGTCGCCGGGGTTCACGCTGCCGTCCGGCAGTATGCTGTCCCACCTCTCCCACACTGTCGTGGCGCCCATGGTCACGGCATAGAGCCAGGACGGACACCGGCGTTCGAGCAGCAGCGTGTAGGCCTCGGCCAGATGACCGCTTCCCGACAGCGCGTCACAGATCGCCGGAGTGCCGGCGAACCCCGTGCTGATCGTCCCGCCGGTGGTGCGCACCAGGGCCGCGAGCATCTCGCCCACGCGCTCGCGTGTCGGCTCGTCGGGGCACAGGTCGAGTGCGAGCGCGAGCGAGCAGGCCGTCTGTGTCCGCGCGTCGCCGGGCGCGTCCGGCGCGAGATAGCTCTTGGCGAACGCGTCACGCACCTCGTCCGCGAGCGCCCGGTAGCGCCGGGCGTCGTCGGCCTCACCTAGCACATCGGCCGTCTCCGCCAGGCGGCGGGCCGAGTACGCGAAGTACGCGGTCGCCACGAGGTACGGGTCCGTCACGGCCTGGGCAGGGTCATCCGGCGGCGCCGTGGGGTCGAGCCAGTCGCCGAGCTGGAAACCGGAGTCCCACAGCCGGTCGGGACCGGCGAGGCTCTCGACCTGGTCG
It encodes:
- a CDS encoding SDR family NAD(P)-dependent oxidoreductase, whose protein sequence is MAVVTGGTAGIGRAVCQRLEADGYRVLPIGRTSARYGADVSDPAAVDAVAARVLAETGRVDALVTCAGIVGRGELATATADDLVRQVEVNLLGTMYSCRAFAPALAGSGGSIVTVSSSIASSPQAGVSAYAAAKGGVETFTRALALELAPSGVRVNAVRPSLVESRIWIESGMDPADYHALLERRAAEYPLGRVGRPEDVAAAVAFLVSAEAAWITGVILPVDGGSGLVGR
- a CDS encoding PLP-dependent cysteine synthase family protein, which codes for MFASDLPERRWLNEALARLEADHNRTGETHLLRFPLPPQWGVDLYLKDESVYPTGSLKHRLARSLMLYGLINGWIREGTTVVEASSGSTAVSEAYFARLLDLPFVAVVPRRTSTAKLALIESYGGRCHFVEDAAAVYAEAARLADDLGGHYLDQFSHAAAANDIGEAPGLAQSIMDQMRLERHPVPRWIVVGVGTGGTSATLGRYVRRHRLSAGILAVDPEGSAYHEAWRTGDPTVTTAGSRIEGIGRPRVEPSFVPGVVDRMLPVPDAASVAAMLHLRHATGSVAGPSTGTNLWGSFQVVAELVRAGLKGSVVTLICDRGDRYADTFHDDAWRAEQGIDPGPHLTAIEDFLSGAPVLEHV
- a CDS encoding LysR family transcriptional regulator, producing MIEIRHLQLLQKVATTGSLSAAARELGFSQPAASQQMRALERAVRTPILLRNPGKTRLTEAGEVLLQHAEVILARLALATKEVSAITDLETGTVRLASFPSSSATILPRALSMVGRDHPGVHFTLVEAEPPESLDLLREGSCDIVIGYTYRRPPESEPSELLQVPLCDDPLHLALPQGHRLAGDERPIAFGRLRGERWIAGCPRCRRQLVDACQDAGFEPEIGFSTDDYVAVHSLVSEGFGVALLSGLMLSSTRLGTLELRSVAPTPVRAISAYTTPALATVPAVRKTLQALAAVSRQLRAEDALDPVPVHT
- a CDS encoding PaaI family thioesterase, with the protein product MTSGEVDRELVETLLTGPAYHQWLGLELLEARPGGVVIGMACRPDFGGNTDGTYVHGGLLATLADIAGDFALVTELGYGLPTIDLRMDYLRPAKPDDYLRATGTVVRRGRTLGVADVAVTNGDGRQLAVARGLYSTAAP
- a CDS encoding class I adenylate-forming enzyme family protein, producing MTLPDVDTNLAVRLLRGAAGHPDRVAIRQGDRAITYAELDRSVRHTGAVLRRAGVEPGHRVALLFPNDHRFIEVLLAAIRIGAVAVPLNTRAGTASLRHVMADATPAVLVTHPELGARAAELAGTSGTPVLVADDDWAGEDPPARAALAAHPVSPDDVCLQPYTSGSTGAPKGCLLTHGGQYWNASTVAEVWELDDDDSGLITAPIYHKNAMICVVKPLLLVGGTVVIGESPRPAAIPAEVERHGCTYTTGVPATYELLLDSGEHQRHDLSTLRFVICGSAPLSDELGRRFADGLGVRVIEAYGLTEGGPQVLMNPRTGEPRYGYAGRPLPGCEVRLLDIDEMPEDGVSDVPEVPVGTVGEMWVRNPGVTGGYYRLPATTAARISPDGWLRTGDLAIADDDGWYRVLGRADDMMNVGGENVYPIEVEKLLLTMPGVRQAAVVPVPHPQKGQVPVAFVKADGLTEDQVKAYALAQGAPHAHPRRVWFVGDLPLGGTGKIDRGVLVEWAAERMNRMETT
- a CDS encoding zinc-binding dehydrogenase codes for the protein MVSHPTSGQDMRAAVVVERGGPEGRVVQSHPRPTTGPRDVLIRVRACSLNHLDVFVRKGVAGTHLPLPHISGGDIAGEVAEIGAEVSGLEIGQRVLVDPLIDGKALGEDMQGGLAEYAAVPAENCIPLPDDVAFEQAAALPIAYGTARRQLITRGGLQAGETVAILGAAGGLGTGAVMIAKAVGATVIACAGSPDKLKRLAELGADIIIDSSADDWGAQIWKVTGKQGVDLMVDNTGAATWQQSIRATKPGGRVVTCGATSGYEVTQYQPYVWVRELDIRGSNGWRREDLVALLDMVQDGRLKPVIDRVLPLDEIREAERLIEERLVFGKVVITP
- a CDS encoding VOC family protein, which translates into the protein MDVDVDHLVWAGPDLDRLVEHVTVQTGLTPVYGGRHEGRGTHNYLVGLGPGRYLELLGPDRGQPEPSRPRPMRVDGLTDAALVGWAVRTDDIEGRVAAARNRGYDPGDVAEMSRRTSDGTLLTWRLTPPEGGFDGVVPFVIDWLDSPHPASGLSSSMTLAGLTLRHPEPDKVSEALTALGLDGVAEVVQGTAPGISAVLRSPRGDVLIG
- a CDS encoding cadherin repeat domain-containing protein; the protein is MLWTVKGVDDTNHQPQACVAQGLDITRRPGQPVVLTPRARDVDGDAVTLTWWQYREAGTYPGTVELETTGAGTARFRVPADAQPGQTIHLILEATDDGSPALTHYQRVVVTVADQRDAVGRSGPGGCAQN
- a CDS encoding beta-glucosidase family protein, producing the protein MAIDVSDRFEAGRTATRRTGLRRSIIPITTAGLLALTPLVAQAEPEAPVPETTAGSHPAECPWMDTSLSADDRARILLDHSSLEQKMRWIVEQPAASPQQTTWPGDVVYPEQLPCTPRIMFANGAQGLDATGATALPVAIAEAAAFDPELSQAKGSLVADETFRAGRNVLLGPGVAGGRTPLSGRTSEYYGEDPVLSGVLAAANIRGLEESNPERPVVANLKHYVANEQELDRDASSSNMDERTMRQIYGLGFEIATREGEPGSIMCSYNQINGVYACENDLLDDVVKDEWGFDGFIMSDFGSVHSTAPSLTAGLDMELNRPVWFTPELLHDALAAGEITEDDIDAAAFRVVKVFIEAGLFDHPLPDDPSTDLMTDESRALAQEMAENGSVLLKNEGALPLADTALDVAVIGPTASNTPTNGVSAVSVCSAWMPFGGGRPAVPCPDPVAPLDAITERVEASGGTVTFAAGTDLAEAAEVAAAADVAIVFGYYQMGEFSDITDLRLDGSGDALVEAVADAAATTVVVTQTGSAVEMPWVDDVDAVLHVWYAGREMGTAISNLLWGDVNPSGKLPLTFPVSLDDTPTSTPEQYPGVVDDSGIRQVEYSEGLQVGYRWYQAQGIEPLFAFGHGLSYTEFEFSKVNVTPRRSHEGHALKVRFRLTNTGDVAGDEVAQVYLTLPDEAGEPFNRLVGFERVHLEPGEHKNVTITLSREELQTRHLLQYFDVETDAWVTPKGEFQVRVGSASDDLSEPVNFTVR